From Diospyros lotus cultivar Yz01 chromosome 4, ASM1463336v1, whole genome shotgun sequence, a single genomic window includes:
- the LOC127799730 gene encoding uncharacterized protein LOC127799730, with protein MASNGSNIAVGDPLQIHASDYPGMILVSAPLIGLNYRSWSRGIQIALGAKNKLGFVNGEILILDENSEEFNLWKRCDYMVTSWLLNSISKDLVDAFIYTNNARQLWREIEERFGESNGALVYQLQRKISSVSQDNFSVSVYYTQLKRLWDELAAVKPLPNCSCGASKAISEFDEENKLMQFLMGLHDGYDQVRSQILLLDPLPSVNKAYSMILRIESQCQVVSTLNETNEGAVFFSKQSPNNKRDQKKFKNKSFCENYKRSGHLKDSCFKLIGYPDWYKEKMNKDLAQKVIANVTNKAELTSDTPLDAV; from the coding sequence ATGGCTTCGAACGGATCTAACATTGCGGTAGGAGATCCACTACAAATTCATGCCTCAGATTATCCAGGTATGATCTTAGTCTCTGCTCCATTAATTGGTCTCAATTATAGATCGTGGAGTAGAGGAATACAAATTGCCCTAGGCGCTAAGAACAAGCTAGGGTTTGTAAATGGGGAAATTCTGATTCTAGATGAAAATAGCGAGGAGTTTAATCTCTGGAAGAGGTGCGATTATATGGTTACCTCTTGGTTGTTAAATTCGATTTCTAAGGATCTTGTAGATGCCTTCATTTACACTAACAATGCTAGACAACTTTGGCGTGAGATAGAGGAGAGATTTGGGGAAAGTAATGGAGCACTTGTGTATCAACTCCAACGCAAGATAAGCTCTGTTAGTCAGGATAATTTTTCTGTATCTGTGTATTATACTCAACTCAAACGATTATGGGATGAATTGGCTGCAGTAAAGCCTTTACCAAACTGCTCTTGTGGTGCCTCTAAGGCTATATCTGAATTTGATGAAGAAAACAAGTTGATGCAATTCCTTATGGGGCTGCATGATGGTTATGATCAGGTGAGGAGTCAGATTTTATTACTTGATCCTTTGCCAAGTGTTAATAAGGCTTACTCGATGATTCTGAGAATAGAGTCACAATGTCAGGTAGTTTCTACCTTGAATGAGACTAATGAAGGAGCAGTGTTTTTCTCTAAGCAAAGTCCAAACAATAAGAGAGATCagaagaaattcaagaacaaAAGTTTTTGTGAAAACTATAAAAGGAGTGGGCATTTGAAGGACTCTTGTTTCAAATTGATTGGTTATCCTGATTGGTATAAAGAGAAGATGAATAAAGATTTAGCACAAAAGGTTATTGCAAATGTGACTAACAAGGCTGAATTAACTTCTGATACACCTCTAGATGCTGTCTAG
- the LOC127800451 gene encoding agamous-like MADS-box protein MADS9 → MGRGKIEIKRIENSSNRQVTYSKRRNGIIKKAKEISVLCDAQVSLIIFASSGKMHEYCSPSTTLTNILDKYHKQSDKRLWDAKHENLSNELDRIKKENDSMQIELRHLKGEDITSLHYKELMAIEEALENGLARIRDKQMEYYNMMKENEEMVEEENKRLNYELHQKLMNIERGEMESGYHQQQRAADYQTTQMPFAFRVQPIQPNLQERI, encoded by the exons atggggagAGGAAAGATAGAGATAAAGAGGATAGAGAACTCAAGCAACAGGCAGGTGACCTACTCCAAGAGAAGAAATGGGATCATCAAGAAGGCCAAAGAGATTAGTGTTCTCTGTGATGCTCAAGTTTCTCTTATCATCTTCGCCAGCTCCGGGAAGATGCATGAATACTGTAGCCCGTCCACCac GTTGACTAATATCCTGGACAAGTATCACAAGCAGTCTGATAAGAGGCTGTGGGATGCCAAGCATgag AACCTAAGCAATGAACTTGATAGAATCAAGAAAGAGAATGACAGCATGCAGATTGAGCTCAg GCACCTAAAAGGAGAAGACATAACATCTTTGCACTATAAAGAGCTGATGGCCATAGAGGAAGCCCTGGAAAACGGGCTTGCTCGTATCCGTGACAAACAG ATGGAGTATTACAACATGATGAAGGAAAAT GAGGAGATGGTAGAGGAAGAGAACAAGCGCCTCAATTACGAGCTG CATCAAAAGCTGATGAACATAGAGAGAGGAGAAATGGAGAGCGGATATCATCAGCAGCAGCGAGCTGCAGATTACCAGACCACCCAGATGCCCTTCGCATTTCGCGTGCAGCCCATCCAGCCAAATTTACAGGAAagaatttaa